In one window of Poriferisphaera corsica DNA:
- a CDS encoding ArnT family glycosyltransferase, with the protein MIDTKLGRAPLSTQSTAPPSLDSRIKPTSTTLPSPATDGRINDFLIKIDNYRWLLFSALILLYLTGYTTNWLPGPDSSQHLIYADHLYNNIPHPYSNEIFSPLSPGLAFLINLNKLLFQSSFIATSLFSMLLVAFATLYVSYHFFKIIANRNVAVLLTLMLGCCETFYRYTFQLLPDLPFFFGLITTLYAFECIRIHNRPLPYNLSLLILGLAAMALFKSIAIVVIVALCLSFVFSAIKSKHYRQLFIFIAISFIAFMSLRFIIGGPTTLHTLHIDERIMLDRLTILLPQTLYNALTNNLPRLLTESLTEAVFALDFGTLISPLFSIPILIYLIFLTRIRVFWGILTALFITQWLAVIVADRYILTIIPLIIIAWYLAPIWYEKHVSRKLGTITFTFAIFIFFTPNIVFDIRQIIQNHTTNTIQDYKDGKYTNEYHLSNWLTANTPENAIIIAPYHTFLLIGYLSNRSTYFSLNNLPQTTQPIYFIGSPTEQMLDTLQNQQASLSQSQVFPNSLHNSNLYLVIREPNRQ; encoded by the coding sequence TTGATTGATACTAAATTGGGGAGGGCTCCATTGAGCACACAATCTACCGCACCACCATCGCTTGATTCTCGTATAAAGCCGACAAGTACAACACTACCCTCTCCAGCAACAGATGGTCGAATCAATGACTTTCTAATTAAAATTGATAATTACCGTTGGCTACTATTTTCAGCACTCATACTTCTTTACTTGACAGGCTACACAACCAATTGGCTGCCCGGTCCCGACAGCTCCCAACATCTAATCTATGCGGATCACTTATACAACAACATCCCGCACCCATATTCAAACGAGATATTCTCCCCGCTATCTCCAGGCCTTGCATTTCTCATTAACCTTAACAAGCTACTATTCCAATCAAGTTTTATCGCAACATCATTATTCTCAATGCTTCTTGTAGCATTCGCTACACTTTATGTTTCATATCATTTCTTCAAAATCATTGCCAACCGTAATGTTGCCGTTCTACTAACATTGATGCTTGGCTGCTGTGAAACGTTTTATAGATATACATTTCAGCTCCTACCAGATCTCCCATTTTTCTTCGGCCTCATCACGACGCTTTATGCGTTTGAATGCATTCGCATACATAACCGCCCCCTGCCCTACAACCTTTCGCTCTTAATCCTTGGCCTTGCTGCCATGGCATTATTTAAATCGATTGCGATTGTGGTAATTGTAGCTCTATGCTTATCTTTTGTTTTCTCAGCAATAAAGAGCAAGCATTACCGCCAACTTTTCATTTTCATTGCGATTTCCTTTATCGCATTCATGAGTTTGCGATTCATAATTGGCGGCCCCACAACACTACACACACTACATATCGACGAGCGCATCATGCTCGATCGTTTAACAATCCTTCTCCCTCAAACACTTTACAATGCACTAACCAATAATTTGCCAAGATTACTCACAGAATCTTTAACCGAAGCTGTATTCGCATTGGATTTTGGCACTCTAATTAGTCCTCTATTCAGTATACCCATCCTGATTTACTTAATTTTTCTCACCAGAATACGCGTTTTTTGGGGCATACTTACCGCGCTTTTCATCACACAATGGCTCGCCGTCATAGTTGCCGATCGATACATCTTGACCATCATCCCACTGATTATTATTGCCTGGTACTTAGCTCCAATTTGGTACGAAAAGCACGTGTCTCGAAAACTTGGAACAATCACATTTACTTTTGCCATATTCATCTTCTTCACCCCCAATATCGTCTTTGACATCAGACAAATCATTCAGAACCATACCACCAACACCATACAAGACTACAAAGACGGTAAATACACAAACGAATATCATCTCTCAAACTGGCTTACTGCTAACACGCCCGAAAACGCAATCATCATTGCTCCCTACCACACCTTTCTCCTCATTGGTTATCTCAGCAACCGCTCTACATATTTCTCTCTCAACAATCTGCCCCAAACAACACAGCCTATTTACTTTATTGGCTCACCCACTGAGCAAATGCTGGATACCCTTCAAAATCAACAGGCATCACTCTCTCAATCTCAAGTTTTCCCAAACTCCTTACACAATTCCAATCTCTATTTAGTCATACGCGAACCAAATCGTCAATGA
- a CDS encoding glutamate synthase-related protein has product MQDTLCTHCNFCSAKDGPNLCYAARTARFGLEGNFPTKDDKANTKFGKTQSAGEQFHPGTPRYKAFRDIIFMPELLGTDRVAKMAEVGYEPLYTDCKSASTLGGFEVASPLVCAAMGSTPVANDIGPDTSAGCALAGICISIGENIVNMWGYDKPYDEGRPTLVDRIEGFTKNYTGKGGVIIQQNVEDNKVDVWKTIYNDPRFAEAFDKGMIGFEGKGGQGAKPGMGGEVKIPREKAKRIHELYHFPVNPFEVEQELYQRHSVPGTATSESLEEYYTWMCTEFPKAKIWFKTGPYGDLFAQLDVMEKIATKFGLRINCTIDGGEGGTGMSPLGPMNDMGLPMVTCMLAVKKARKMYQNLDFTIAGGMVTGRDLAKSLAMGADGMGIGKGFLIATMAGRHQFAGADSPIEDIRAGGAKGVYNYAIEGITNEAKMLISSIAKYDFNDMKDNAPYEVSGQTIDNIDVVALDKDVAEMFDILYAYDAKIWDKLPEITAEMRKRCEEKAAVTA; this is encoded by the coding sequence ATGCAAGATACCCTGTGTACGCACTGTAACTTCTGCAGCGCGAAAGATGGCCCAAACCTCTGCTACGCAGCACGCACAGCCCGCTTCGGTCTTGAAGGCAACTTCCCAACAAAAGACGACAAAGCCAACACCAAATTCGGTAAAACACAATCCGCTGGCGAGCAATTCCACCCAGGCACACCTCGCTACAAAGCCTTCCGTGACATCATCTTCATGCCAGAACTGCTTGGCACTGACCGTGTAGCCAAGATGGCTGAAGTTGGCTACGAGCCACTGTACACCGACTGTAAATCAGCAAGCACACTCGGCGGTTTCGAAGTTGCCTCACCACTCGTCTGTGCAGCAATGGGTTCAACACCCGTAGCCAACGACATTGGCCCTGACACCTCCGCAGGTTGTGCCCTGGCTGGAATCTGCATTAGCATCGGCGAAAACATCGTCAACATGTGGGGCTACGACAAGCCATACGACGAAGGCCGTCCAACATTGGTCGACCGTATCGAAGGCTTCACCAAGAACTACACCGGCAAGGGTGGCGTGATCATCCAGCAAAACGTCGAGGACAACAAAGTTGACGTCTGGAAAACCATCTACAATGACCCACGTTTTGCCGAAGCATTCGACAAAGGCATGATCGGCTTCGAAGGTAAAGGCGGCCAAGGCGCTAAACCAGGCATGGGCGGCGAAGTTAAGATTCCTCGTGAAAAAGCCAAGCGCATCCACGAACTCTATCACTTCCCTGTCAACCCATTCGAAGTTGAACAAGAACTCTACCAGCGACACTCAGTACCGGGTACCGCGACAAGCGAGTCACTTGAAGAGTACTACACATGGATGTGCACCGAGTTCCCTAAAGCTAAGATCTGGTTCAAGACCGGCCCTTACGGCGACCTCTTCGCACAACTCGACGTGATGGAAAAAATCGCGACCAAGTTTGGTCTCCGCATCAACTGCACCATCGACGGCGGCGAAGGCGGCACAGGTATGTCACCTCTCGGCCCAATGAATGACATGGGCCTTCCTATGGTCACATGCATGCTTGCTGTTAAAAAAGCACGCAAGATGTACCAAAACCTCGACTTCACCATCGCTGGCGGCATGGTCACCGGTCGTGATCTTGCAAAGTCTCTCGCAATGGGTGCAGACGGCATGGGCATCGGCAAGGGCTTCCTGATCGCAACCATGGCGGGTCGTCATCAGTTCGCTGGCGCAGACTCACCAATCGAAGATATCCGCGCTGGCGGCGCTAAGGGCGTCTACAACTATGCAATCGAGGGCATCACCAACGAAGCCAAGATGCTCATCAGCTCCATTGCCAAGTACGATTTCAACGACATGAAGGACAACGCACCTTACGAAGTTTCCGGCCAGACCATCGACAACATCGATGTAGTCGCACTGGACAAGGACGTTGCTGAAATGTTCGACATCCTTTACGCATATGATGCGAAGATTTGGGACAAACTCCCTGAAATCACCGCTGAAATGCGCAAGCGTTGTGAAGAAAAGGCTGCAGTCACTGCATAA